One Psychrobacillus glaciei genomic region harbors:
- a CDS encoding methyl-accepting chemotaxis protein gives MAKLRNVRIARKLFTLIFSSIFIFVLIGGTGFYFMGQMSKDSTAMYEDAVLPIKWQAQIRINNRAVDGLALEMLLTSNKNTRSELNEEIKGYINDNEELVVKLENSDLDKKEKKKITQYKEQNEKYVSELNKIVNFAMNGNATVGNTRYQKDVKPIREKLNVIMKELGNDLENNAEALNNNTLKSDTTSKIIILVVFIISLVFSVGLGIVIVRMIVNPLKIIQDLMVQAENGDLTVVGKYHSNDEIGVLTSSFNSMMSRLRELMRLVNGTSEQVAASSEELTASAEESTKASEEVASTIQEVASGAELQVKSTLESTKIVEEMASSIHQIATNAKDISTNALETSRKASDGNEAIQSTIEQMSSINVTVSELSHVVKGLGDRSQDIGNIVEEITSIATQTNLLALNAAIESARAGEYGKGFSVVADEVRKLAEQSAKSAQSISDLIALIQTETKIAVQSMEKTTSEVAGGIEVVHKAGKSFEQIRTSVDDVANQLQDVSAAAQHLSIGSDQVLQAEKLLAEIADEAASGTQNVAASIEEQLASMQEISASAESLANMANSLQEQISRFKV, from the coding sequence TTGGCTAAATTACGCAATGTTCGAATAGCGAGGAAGTTATTTACATTAATATTTTCTTCCATCTTCATCTTTGTTTTAATTGGTGGTACTGGCTTTTATTTTATGGGACAAATGAGTAAGGACTCAACGGCGATGTACGAAGATGCTGTTCTTCCTATAAAATGGCAAGCGCAAATCCGCATTAATAATCGAGCTGTAGACGGTCTAGCATTAGAAATGTTACTTACATCTAATAAAAATACTAGATCTGAATTAAATGAAGAAATTAAGGGTTATATAAATGATAACGAAGAGTTAGTAGTCAAGTTGGAGAATAGTGACTTGGATAAAAAAGAAAAGAAAAAAATTACTCAATATAAAGAACAGAACGAAAAATATGTAAGTGAATTAAACAAAATTGTGAATTTTGCTATGAATGGGAATGCAACTGTAGGTAATACTCGATATCAGAAAGATGTTAAACCAATTCGAGAAAAACTAAATGTAATAATGAAGGAATTAGGAAATGATTTAGAAAATAACGCAGAAGCGTTAAATAACAATACCTTAAAGAGTGATACTACAAGTAAAATAATTATATTAGTTGTTTTTATCATTTCACTTGTATTTAGTGTTGGTCTAGGAATTGTAATTGTGCGCATGATAGTAAATCCACTGAAAATTATTCAAGATCTGATGGTTCAAGCGGAGAATGGTGATTTAACGGTCGTAGGAAAGTATCATTCGAATGATGAGATAGGGGTTTTAACCTCTTCCTTTAACAGTATGATGTCTAGATTAAGAGAGTTAATGCGTCTGGTAAATGGGACTTCCGAGCAAGTAGCGGCATCATCGGAAGAATTGACGGCAAGTGCTGAAGAATCTACGAAGGCAAGTGAAGAAGTCGCCTCTACTATTCAAGAGGTTGCATCTGGAGCTGAGCTTCAAGTTAAAAGTACGTTAGAGAGTACAAAAATAGTGGAAGAAATGGCTAGTAGTATTCACCAAATAGCAACTAATGCAAAAGATATTTCGACAAATGCGCTCGAAACTTCCCGAAAAGCATCGGATGGAAATGAAGCAATTCAATCTACTATTGAACAAATGAGTTCGATAAATGTTACTGTTTCAGAATTATCACATGTTGTAAAAGGATTGGGAGATCGCTCTCAAGATATAGGTAATATAGTGGAAGAAATTACAAGTATAGCGACGCAAACAAATTTATTAGCTTTAAATGCGGCAATTGAATCTGCAAGAGCAGGAGAATACGGAAAAGGATTTTCTGTTGTAGCAGATGAGGTTCGTAAATTAGCAGAGCAATCTGCCAAATCGGCTCAAAGTATTTCAGATCTCATAGCATTAATACAAACGGAAACTAAAATAGCTGTTCAATCAATGGAAAAAACAACTAGTGAAGTTGCTGGTGGAATAGAAGTCGTCCATAAAGCAGGCAAGTCATTCGAACAAATACGAACTTCTGTGGATGATGTAGCGAATCAATTGCAGGATGTGTCGGCTGCAGCTCAGCACTTATCAATTGGTTCAGATCAAGTCCTTCAAGCGGAAAAACTATTAGCTGAAATAGCAGATGAAGCTGCATCTGGAACACAAAATGTGGCTGCATCTATTGAAGAACAATTGGCATCCATGCAGGAAATTTCAGCATCAGCTGAATCGTTAGCTAATATGGCTAATAGTTTACAAGAACAGATTAGTAGATTTAAAGTATAA
- the phnE gene encoding phosphonate ABC transporter, permease protein PhnE, with translation MTEKLTKPKKKHLQRYVIIGLLILLYIWAFSGMPLNGFKETAGQISKSIFSGIFHPDWDYVYLPEGEDLLRGLLDTLMIAILGTFISCFLCVPFAFWAANNMSKGKANPAVGKFVLSFVRTFPEIVMAILFIKAVGPGSFAGVLALGLHSIGMLGKLFSEEIENLDMGPSEALLTTGANRFQILWFAVLPQVLPGFLSYTLYRFEINVRSAAILGIIGAGGIGTPLIFALSSRDWSRVGIILLGIIVMVTLIDIISGYFRKKII, from the coding sequence ATGACAGAGAAATTAACTAAACCGAAGAAGAAGCATTTGCAGAGATACGTTATCATAGGTTTGTTGATTCTTCTATATATTTGGGCGTTTTCCGGTATGCCATTGAATGGCTTTAAAGAAACTGCTGGTCAAATTTCAAAATCTATTTTTAGTGGAATTTTTCATCCAGATTGGGATTACGTATATCTTCCTGAAGGGGAGGATCTTCTACGAGGTTTATTAGATACATTAATGATCGCAATTTTAGGAACATTTATTTCATGCTTTTTATGTGTTCCATTTGCCTTTTGGGCAGCGAATAATATGAGTAAAGGAAAGGCTAATCCCGCAGTGGGTAAGTTTGTTCTTAGCTTCGTGCGTACTTTTCCAGAGATAGTAATGGCTATATTGTTTATAAAAGCAGTAGGACCTGGTTCGTTTGCAGGGGTACTGGCTTTAGGGCTACACTCAATAGGGATGTTAGGTAAATTATTCTCCGAAGAAATTGAAAACCTCGATATGGGACCCTCCGAAGCTTTACTTACTACTGGAGCTAATCGATTTCAGATTCTATGGTTTGCCGTTTTACCGCAAGTATTACCGGGCTTCTTATCGTACACGTTATATCGTTTTGAAATTAATGTACGTTCTGCAGCCATTTTAGGTATTATTGGAGCGGGTGGGATAGGTACACCTTTAATATTTGCGTTAAGTTCTCGTGACTGGAGCCGAGTAGGGATTATCTTGTTGGGTATTATTGTAATGGTTACGTTAATAGATATAATTTCTGGATATTTCAGAAAGAAAATTATATAA
- the phnE gene encoding phosphonate ABC transporter, permease protein PhnE, with protein sequence MTNEKSNKTIPSPPTKTKHIFTAVFVLLIIWLSGVRTEASLSELWTGIPNMWDLLKQMFPPNWGYIDNITPAMLETIRMAVLGTTFGSIIAIPIALLCASNIVKATKWNYPVRFILNLIRTVPDLLLAAIFVAIFGLGPLPGILALSIFSIGLVAKLTYEAIESIDPGPLEAMTAVGANKIQWIFFGVIPQILAHYTSYVLYTFEVNVRAAAVLGLVGAGGIGLYYDRTLGFLEYDKTSTIIIYTLVVVLLIDYISMKLREKLI encoded by the coding sequence ATGACGAATGAAAAAAGTAATAAAACCATTCCGAGTCCTCCTACAAAAACAAAACATATATTTACTGCTGTATTTGTTCTATTGATAATCTGGTTGAGTGGAGTAAGAACAGAAGCATCTCTTTCGGAGTTATGGACAGGTATTCCGAATATGTGGGACTTATTAAAACAGATGTTCCCGCCTAATTGGGGCTATATAGATAACATTACACCAGCCATGCTTGAAACAATTAGAATGGCTGTTTTGGGGACAACTTTTGGTTCTATTATTGCTATTCCAATTGCTTTACTGTGTGCTAGTAACATTGTTAAAGCTACTAAGTGGAATTATCCTGTGCGTTTTATTCTAAATTTAATTCGTACAGTACCGGATTTATTATTGGCTGCTATTTTTGTAGCAATCTTTGGATTAGGTCCACTTCCTGGTATTTTAGCATTATCTATCTTCTCAATTGGTTTAGTTGCAAAGCTTACATATGAGGCAATTGAATCTATTGATCCAGGGCCACTGGAAGCAATGACGGCCGTAGGTGCAAACAAAATACAGTGGATATTCTTCGGTGTTATTCCGCAAATTTTAGCACATTATACATCGTATGTTTTATATACCTTTGAGGTTAATGTTAGGGCTGCGGCTGTTCTGGGACTTGTAGGAGCAGGAGGAATAGGTCTGTATTATGATCGCACACTAGGGTTTTTGGAGTATGATAAAACCTCTACAATTATTATATATACACTTGTTGTGGTTTTATTAATAGATTATATTAGTATGAAGTTACGGGAGAAGTTAATATGA
- the phnC gene encoding phosphonate ABC transporter ATP-binding protein has translation MIEFKNVTKVYQNGTKGLNDINLTIHKGEFVVIVGLSGAGKSTLLRSINRLHEISDGEILINGKSITAAKGSELRRIRRDIGMIFQSFNLVKRSTVLKNVLSGRVGYHSTLRTVLGLFPKEDIQLAMKALERVNILEKCYSRADELSGGQQQRVSIARALAQEAQIILADEPVASLDPLTTKQVMDDLKRINEEDGITTIVNLHFIDLAREYATRIIGLRAGKVVFDGPVEEATDEMFSEIYGRAIKKDELLGEQS, from the coding sequence GTGATTGAGTTTAAAAATGTTACAAAGGTTTACCAGAATGGGACAAAGGGTCTAAACGATATTAACTTAACCATTCATAAAGGTGAATTTGTTGTCATTGTAGGGTTGTCAGGTGCAGGTAAATCGACGTTACTTCGATCAATCAATCGCCTACATGAAATATCAGATGGCGAAATTTTAATAAATGGAAAATCTATCACAGCTGCAAAAGGATCCGAGCTCCGTAGAATACGAAGAGACATTGGAATGATTTTCCAAAGTTTTAATTTGGTGAAACGTTCTACGGTATTAAAAAATGTACTTTCTGGTAGAGTTGGTTACCATTCAACTTTAAGAACAGTTCTTGGTCTTTTTCCAAAAGAGGATATTCAACTTGCGATGAAGGCATTAGAACGAGTAAATATTCTTGAAAAATGCTATTCACGTGCGGATGAGCTTTCTGGTGGTCAACAACAGCGCGTATCGATTGCCCGCGCTTTAGCACAAGAAGCACAAATTATTCTTGCTGATGAGCCAGTGGCTTCCTTGGATCCTTTAACTACTAAGCAAGTAATGGACGATTTAAAAAGAATTAATGAAGAGGATGGAATTACCACAATCGTAAACTTACACTTCATTGATTTAGCAAGAGAATACGCAACTAGAATTATTGGGTTAAGAGCTGGGAAAGTTGTTTTTGATGGTCCCGTCGAAGAGGCCACGGACGAAATGTTCTCTGAAATTTATGGTCGTGCGATTAAAAAAGACGAGCTACTGGGTGAACAATCATGA
- a CDS encoding phosphate/phosphite/phosphonate ABC transporter substrate-binding protein, which produces MIKKLSILVLSFALIAGILAGCGSSDEDGKTASGYEPKELTVQFVPSQNASSLEAKAKPLEKLLSDQLGIPVKVSVSTNYNTIIEAMASKKVDVGFLPPTAYVLAKEKNAAEVILQAQRLGVNEDGTPSSELVDFYKSLFIVKKDSNINSVKDLKGKKIAFQDVTSSAGYVWPAAMLMDNGIDPLKDVQGVTVKGHDQAVLAVLNGDVDAAVIFQDARNIVKGDYPTVFEDTKVIQYTENIPNDTIAVRTDMSPEWKTKIQEAFIKIGESEEGHAIVRDIYSHEGYVKSDDSKFDIVSEYAKKVKTE; this is translated from the coding sequence ATGATTAAGAAATTATCAATACTTGTTTTATCATTCGCTTTAATTGCGGGTATTTTAGCTGGTTGTGGATCTTCGGACGAAGATGGAAAAACTGCTTCTGGTTATGAACCAAAAGAGCTTACAGTTCAATTCGTTCCATCCCAAAATGCTAGCTCCCTTGAAGCAAAAGCCAAACCACTTGAAAAGCTATTATCCGATCAATTAGGAATTCCAGTAAAAGTTAGTGTTTCTACAAATTACAATACGATTATTGAAGCAATGGCATCTAAAAAAGTAGATGTTGGATTTTTGCCACCAACTGCTTATGTATTAGCTAAAGAGAAAAATGCAGCAGAAGTTATTCTTCAAGCGCAACGTCTTGGTGTAAATGAAGATGGGACACCGTCTTCGGAATTAGTGGATTTTTATAAATCATTATTTATCGTTAAAAAAGATTCAAACATTAATAGTGTGAAAGATTTAAAAGGAAAGAAAATTGCGTTCCAAGATGTTACATCTTCAGCAGGTTATGTGTGGCCCGCAGCAATGCTAATGGATAATGGTATCGATCCTCTTAAAGATGTACAAGGGGTTACAGTAAAAGGACATGACCAAGCAGTTCTTGCTGTTCTAAACGGCGATGTGGATGCAGCGGTAATATTCCAAGATGCTCGTAATATAGTAAAAGGTGACTATCCAACTGTATTTGAAGACACTAAAGTTATTCAATATACAGAAAATATTCCGAATGATACGATTGCTGTGCGTACAGATATGAGTCCAGAATGGAAAACAAAAATTCAAGAAGCTTTCATTAAAATTGGTGAAAGCGAAGAAGGACATGCGATCGTTCGTGATATCTACTCACATGAAGGTTATGTGAAGTCAGACGATAGTAAATTTGATATCGTTAGCGAGTACGCTAAAAAAGTAAAAACGGAATAG
- a CDS encoding bifunctional metallophosphatase/5'-nucleotidase, with translation MKKITILQTSDIHGSIYPLNYGNNKAADLGFGKLATKIMQERSLDDQLILIDNGDLIQGTPLTYYYVQFLKDKKNPMIQLLNHMSYDAAVIGNHEFNYGMDVLDHAVSESNFPWLSANIVSESSDQPYFGRPYIIKNIDEVKIAILGVTTHYIPNWENEHNIAGLNFKDCLNETKKWVAYINENENPDVLIVSYHGGFERDLETGEPTENLTGENQGYAICQEVEGIDVLLTGHQHRSLTGNINGVEIIQPSNNGQFLGKVVLTLNDQNEIVDKTSELLTVDDVNGDEEILKMTSYFEEETQKWLDQPIGMIAGDMLIKDPLLVRTSDHPLIEFINKVQMETAGVEISNTSLFNNSSPGFEPNVAMRDIISNYMFPNTLKVLRLSGQDIKDALEQNARYFILNEEGKLEVNPAYILPKPQHYNYDMWEGIEYILDIRNPIGSRVTTLNYKGAPLNLDGEYDVVMNNYRAGGGGDYMMFKDKPIVKDIPMDMTEILANYILERQTIKATVNHNWKVIW, from the coding sequence ATGAAGAAAATTACCATACTTCAAACAAGCGATATTCACGGAAGCATCTATCCTTTAAACTACGGAAATAATAAAGCGGCAGACCTAGGTTTTGGAAAACTAGCTACAAAAATTATGCAGGAACGCTCGCTAGATGACCAGCTAATTCTGATTGATAATGGCGATTTAATCCAAGGTACCCCTTTAACATACTATTATGTACAATTTCTAAAAGATAAAAAAAACCCCATGATTCAACTATTAAATCACATGTCTTATGATGCTGCAGTTATTGGAAATCACGAATTTAACTATGGTATGGACGTATTAGATCATGCTGTCAGTGAATCTAACTTTCCGTGGCTTTCTGCAAATATTGTGAGTGAAAGTTCTGATCAGCCTTATTTCGGCCGCCCATATATAATAAAAAATATTGATGAAGTGAAAATAGCCATTTTAGGCGTCACGACTCACTACATACCAAATTGGGAAAATGAACATAATATAGCGGGTCTGAATTTTAAAGATTGTCTAAATGAAACGAAGAAGTGGGTTGCATATATTAATGAAAATGAAAATCCAGATGTTCTGATCGTTTCATATCACGGTGGCTTTGAACGAGATTTAGAAACAGGTGAACCGACTGAAAATTTAACCGGTGAAAACCAAGGTTATGCCATATGCCAAGAGGTTGAAGGAATCGACGTTTTACTAACAGGTCACCAACATCGCTCTTTAACCGGCAATATTAACGGCGTAGAAATTATCCAACCTTCTAATAACGGGCAGTTTTTGGGCAAAGTAGTCCTTACTTTGAATGATCAAAATGAAATTGTAGACAAAACCTCTGAGTTGTTAACGGTAGATGATGTCAATGGCGACGAAGAGATTCTAAAAATGACTTCCTATTTTGAAGAAGAAACACAGAAGTGGCTTGACCAACCGATCGGAATGATTGCAGGCGATATGTTGATCAAAGACCCGCTACTAGTTAGAACTAGCGATCATCCACTTATCGAATTTATAAACAAAGTACAAATGGAAACTGCTGGAGTAGAAATTTCAAATACATCACTATTTAATAACTCTTCTCCAGGTTTTGAACCAAATGTAGCAATGCGCGACATTATTTCTAACTATATGTTTCCAAATACATTGAAGGTTCTTCGTTTATCTGGACAAGATATTAAAGATGCGTTAGAACAAAATGCTCGTTATTTTATTTTAAACGAGGAAGGTAAGCTTGAAGTAAACCCAGCTTATATTCTTCCGAAACCTCAGCATTATAATTATGATATGTGGGAAGGCATTGAGTATATCCTAGATATTCGAAATCCTATTGGAAGCCGAGTAACCACTTTAAATTATAAAGGAGCTCCTTTAAACCTTGATGGGGAATATGATGTCGTCATGAATAATTATCGTGCTGGAGGCGGTGGAGATTATATGATGTTTAAAGATAAACCAATAGTCAAAGATATTCCTATGGATATGACCGAAATCCTTGCTAACTATATCCTCGAAAGGCAAACCATTAAGGCAACCGTTAATCATAATTGGAAAGTTATTTGGTAA
- a CDS encoding PH domain-containing protein, protein MKFKSRKDWWLSIIVWIAMIFVLGSGVYVLVDKTLDILGFIITFSLSIILPIFILWMWLTTFYVIEDNNLIIRFGPFKRNIPLDNITSVEKTKNPLSSPALSIKRLEIVYGQYNSVLISPFDRKGFIKILSKRCQHIKIKKFIF, encoded by the coding sequence TTGAAATTTAAGTCACGAAAAGATTGGTGGTTATCCATTATCGTTTGGATAGCTATGATTTTTGTTCTAGGAAGTGGTGTTTATGTACTTGTTGATAAAACACTGGATATTTTGGGATTTATAATTACATTTTCTCTTTCTATTATTTTACCAATTTTTATTTTATGGATGTGGTTAACCACCTTTTATGTCATAGAAGATAACAACTTAATTATCAGGTTTGGTCCTTTTAAAAGAAATATTCCATTAGACAATATAACGTCTGTAGAAAAAACAAAGAACCCATTATCAAGTCCTGCGTTATCTATAAAAAGGCTTGAGATTGTATACGGTCAATATAATTCTGTACTCATTTCTCCTTTTGATAGAAAGGGGTTCATAAAAATTCTCTCCAAACGGTGTCAGCATATCAAAATCAAGAAGTTCATATTTTGA
- a CDS encoding sulfatase-like hydrolase/transferase gives MDDNKRKHNPPNKRKKQPNFLFLMVDQERFPTVYETQELKEWRKEHLPTHELLKKNGMEFLNHYAGSSACSPSRATLYTGQYPSLHGVTQTPGGAKGSFDPDLFWLDPNTVPTMGDYFRAAGYNTFWKGKWHASDEDILIPGTKNQVVSYNPITGVPDKEKEKMYEKANRLDSFGYSGWIGPEPHGANPRNSASSAGTGTSGRDEVYASETVQLIKSLDEKSTCHHEDNPWFIMCSFVNPHDIAIYGVLSAISPNFNFEVDPMLPYIPPAPTVGESLLTKPTAQESYRTTYPKVLQPIIDNNFYRQLYYSLTKKADQEMHKVFKALQQSSFYDNTIILFTSDHGEQLGAHGGLYQKWYNMYEESIHVPLIIHSPTLFPKQIGTEMLTSHVDILPTLLGLADINVEEIRKKLSNDHLEAQLLVGRNLTPLIKGNEHFLRANEPIYFMTDDDVSKGLNQTNPVTGIPYESVVQPNHIEAVITTLETGIMKEKETWKLARYFDNPQFWSSPCNVDITITEKNNFCVTTIKEEPVPEQFELYNVTRDPLERVNLADSLLATSESIIIQQILIKMLEEQCKQKRLSPKSGEFSDMS, from the coding sequence ATGGATGACAATAAAAGAAAGCACAATCCTCCAAACAAGCGAAAAAAACAACCGAATTTTCTCTTTTTAATGGTTGATCAAGAGCGCTTTCCTACTGTTTATGAAACGCAGGAATTAAAGGAATGGCGGAAAGAACATTTACCGACCCATGAACTATTAAAAAAGAACGGAATGGAATTCTTAAATCATTATGCAGGGAGCAGCGCCTGCTCTCCAAGTAGAGCAACATTATATACCGGGCAATATCCCTCACTTCACGGGGTAACACAAACTCCCGGAGGCGCAAAAGGTTCATTTGATCCAGATCTATTTTGGCTTGATCCAAACACGGTGCCAACGATGGGAGATTACTTTCGAGCTGCGGGATATAATACTTTTTGGAAAGGGAAATGGCATGCTTCGGATGAAGATATATTAATTCCAGGTACAAAAAACCAAGTTGTAAGCTATAATCCGATAACAGGAGTTCCAGATAAAGAAAAAGAAAAAATGTATGAAAAGGCAAACCGTCTCGATTCTTTTGGATATTCCGGTTGGATTGGACCAGAGCCCCACGGAGCAAATCCACGAAACTCTGCCTCCTCCGCAGGAACTGGTACGAGTGGACGAGACGAGGTGTACGCTAGTGAAACTGTCCAACTAATCAAGTCACTGGATGAAAAGTCAACGTGCCATCATGAGGATAATCCCTGGTTTATCATGTGTTCTTTTGTAAACCCTCACGATATTGCGATTTACGGGGTACTATCAGCAATTTCCCCAAACTTTAACTTTGAAGTGGATCCAATGCTTCCATACATTCCGCCTGCTCCTACAGTTGGGGAGTCTCTTCTTACTAAACCTACGGCTCAAGAAAGTTACCGCACCACATACCCCAAGGTATTACAACCAATCATAGATAACAATTTCTATCGCCAACTATACTATAGCTTAACAAAAAAGGCAGATCAGGAAATGCATAAGGTTTTCAAGGCACTTCAACAATCCAGTTTTTATGATAATACGATAATACTATTTACATCCGATCATGGAGAACAACTGGGGGCACATGGTGGTCTCTATCAAAAGTGGTATAACATGTATGAAGAATCCATTCATGTCCCATTGATTATTCATAGTCCTACTCTTTTCCCTAAACAAATTGGCACCGAAATGTTAACAAGTCATGTCGATATCCTTCCTACATTGTTGGGACTAGCAGATATAAACGTAGAAGAGATTCGTAAAAAACTTTCAAACGATCATTTGGAGGCACAATTATTAGTTGGAAGAAATTTAACACCACTAATTAAAGGAAATGAACACTTCTTACGAGCAAATGAACCTATCTACTTTATGACAGATGATGATGTCTCGAAAGGTTTGAATCAAACAAATCCAGTAACTGGAATACCTTATGAATCAGTAGTCCAACCAAACCATATCGAAGCAGTGATTACGACGTTAGAGACGGGAATAATGAAAGAAAAAGAGACTTGGAAACTAGCTCGCTACTTCGATAATCCACAGTTTTGGTCGAGTCCGTGTAATGTTGACATAACGATAACTGAAAAAAACAACTTCTGTGTGACGACTATAAAAGAAGAGCCGGTCCCAGAGCAATTTGAGTTATATAATGTTACAAGAGATCCGTTAGAACGGGTAAATCTAGCAGACTCTTTACTTGCAACATCCGAATCGATCATTATCCAACAAATATTAATAAAAATGCTGGAAGAACAATGTAAGCAAAAAAGGCTTTCACCAAAAAGTGGGGAATTTTCTGATATGTCTTGA
- a CDS encoding cation:dicarboxylate symporter family transporter produces MKKKFKFTLAYQILVGLILGIFVGAIFFGNPAVETYLQPIGTIFINMIKMIVVPIIISTLILGVAGTGSIKQLGKLGGKTLIYFEIVTTIAIVVGLLAANIFHPGAGLDMSTLSKGDIDQYVQTSEEVQHHGFADVIVNAVPSNIVKAMSEGNMLAIIFFSVLFGLGIAAIGEKGKPVLAFFQGTADAMFWVTNLIMKFAPFGVFALIGVTVSKFGLESLLPLGKLMILVYATMIFFIIFVLGGIAKLVGINIFHLMKVLKDELLLAYSTSSSETVLPKVMEKMEKFGAPKDIVSFVVPTGYSFNLDGSTLYQAIAAIFIAQMYHIDLSITQQITLVLVLMLTSKGIAGVPGVSFVVLLATLGTVGIPPEGLAFIAGIDRLLDMARTVVNVVGNSLATIVMSKWEGRFDTVKKEEYYSSLK; encoded by the coding sequence ATGAAGAAAAAGTTTAAGTTTACTTTGGCATATCAAATTCTTGTCGGGCTCATACTAGGAATCTTTGTAGGAGCAATTTTTTTCGGAAATCCTGCAGTAGAAACTTATTTGCAACCGATTGGAACCATATTTATAAACATGATTAAAATGATTGTAGTCCCAATTATTATTTCTACTTTAATCTTAGGAGTTGCGGGGACGGGAAGTATAAAGCAGTTAGGTAAACTGGGTGGAAAAACGCTAATTTACTTCGAAATTGTTACAACAATCGCGATTGTTGTTGGTTTACTGGCGGCAAACATCTTCCATCCAGGAGCTGGATTGGATATGTCAACATTATCCAAAGGTGATATAGATCAATATGTTCAAACGAGTGAAGAAGTACAACATCATGGTTTTGCGGATGTAATTGTCAATGCTGTGCCAAGCAATATTGTGAAAGCAATGTCGGAAGGTAATATGCTAGCGATTATCTTCTTTTCTGTACTTTTTGGGTTAGGTATTGCAGCGATTGGTGAAAAAGGAAAACCGGTGCTTGCATTTTTTCAAGGTACCGCGGATGCCATGTTTTGGGTGACGAATCTAATTATGAAGTTTGCTCCATTTGGCGTATTTGCTTTAATTGGTGTTACTGTTTCAAAGTTTGGATTGGAATCGTTGCTGCCACTTGGAAAGCTAATGATACTCGTCTACGCTACGATGATCTTTTTTATAATTTTTGTGCTAGGTGGCATAGCAAAGTTGGTCGGTATAAATATTTTTCATCTTATGAAAGTATTAAAAGACGAACTGCTATTAGCTTATTCCACTTCAAGCTCTGAAACAGTATTGCCGAAAGTAATGGAGAAAATGGAGAAGTTCGGTGCTCCAAAAGATATTGTATCTTTTGTCGTACCAACAGGATATTCTTTCAACTTGGATGGATCAACTCTATATCAAGCTATTGCAGCGATTTTTATCGCGCAAATGTATCATATTGATTTGAGTATTACGCAGCAAATTACATTGGTTCTAGTGTTGATGCTTACATCCAAAGGAATCGCTGGGGTGCCAGGAGTTTCTTTCGTTGTCTTACTAGCTACTTTAGGAACTGTAGGTATTCCTCCTGAAGGACTTGCATTCATTGCTGGTATTGACCGACTTCTTGATATGGCACGGACAGTGGTAAATGTAGTAGGTAATTCTCTTGCTACCATTGTTATGTCTAAGTGGGAAGGGCGGTTTGACACGGTGAAAAAAGAGGAATATTATTCTTCCTTAAAATAA